The sequence AATTTGTAAGTGTGACAAAGATATATCATCATAACAGTTGTGCTCAACTGTGcaggtattttattttggaaaaaaaataagattttcttAAGGTTTTTCTGTTGACTGGTGTCTAGATTCTGACTTTTCAATCAAGTGCGGAGGGCCACAGATACGATCCATAACAGGAGAAGTATTTGAGAGGGATGACGAGGATCTTGGAACTGCTTCATTTTTCGTGAATGATGTTAACAGATGGGCAACCAGTAGTGTAGGACTTTTTGCCGGGAACATCAATAATATATGGGTTATCAACAGTTTGGGCGGAGAGCTTTTTCAGACAGCAAGACATTCTTCATCTTCACTAAGATACTATGGGTTGGGGCTAGAAAATGGAGTCTATACCGTAAAACTTCAGTTTGCTGAAATAGAAATACTTGGTACTAATGCTTGgaaaggtttaggaagaagacGTTTTGACATTTATGTCCAGGTGCTTTACAAGTTAACTTATTAATGTGTAATAATCATCTCTCTGAATTCTGAGACCTAGCTCCTTTTTTTAACAGGGAAGACTTGTTGAAAAGGATTTTGATATACGCAAAACATCTGGTGACACTACTGTCCGACCAGTTCAGCGAGAGTATAAAGCACATGTATCAGAAAATTATCTTGAAATTCATCTTTTCTGGGCTGGCAGAGGAACATTTACTATTCCTGTTAAAGGTACTTGTGGGCCACTTATATCGACCATCAGTGCAAAACCAGGTATCAAAACATATGGcgaattcttttctttttcttttctataatcTTCCTGGTGCCTAAGTGTTACATGTTCAGATTTTATACCAACTGTGGGCAACAGACCACCATCAAAGAAAAAATATGCGACTGGTACTGTTGTGGGTGCTATTGTTGGCCTAGGCCTTTTAAGCATATTTGCAGGCGTGGTTATCTTCATCATCCGAAAAAGCAGAAAGCGTTACACAGATGATGCAGGTAATAATTACAACACAAACAAGTCTTTGAGCTTGAACATCATCTTACAAAGTGGTTCATATTTTTGTTATGGCAGAGCTGCTTAGTATGGATGTAAAGCCATACACTTTTGCTTACTCTGAACTTAAAAGTGCCACTCAAGATTTCAATCCCTCAAACAAGCTTGGAGAGGGAGGATTTGGGTCTGTTTATCGGGTAAACCCCTAACTAAGTAGCAATAGAACAGCAAATGGCATAACTAAAGATTTTAGAAACGAGTAGACGTCatacaataataatatattcgtatacatatatagatagatatatgcATATTTCTCAAAGCGTTGGAAATAATGAGACATGTGCTTCATAGGCCTTGAACAATAAAATGGTAAGATTATACACGTATTTTTGTTATGCTTTGAAACATCTAACAGGGGAACCTGGCTGATGGAAGAGAGATCGCTGTGAAAATGTTGTCGGTTGGATCCCAACACGGAAAGGGACAATTTGTTGCAGAAATCATAGCAATTTCTTCAGTATTGCATCGCAACCTAGTTAAGCTTTACGGGTGCTGCTATGAAGGAGATCATCGCTTGCTCGTATATGAGTATCTCACAAATGGAAGTCTCGATCGTGCACTATTTGGTAATGAACATAAACATggcttatttatattttcttctctACAAAGCTGTATTACTCATTCTTTCAATGTTGCAGGAGGGATTCTACATCTTGATTGGTCAACCCGTTTTGAGATATGCATGGGTGTAGCCAGAGGTCTAGCCTACCTCCACGAGGAGGCGAGTGTCCGTATAGTACACAGGGATGTTAAGGCCAGCAACATTTTGCTTGACTCTAAGCTGCTCCCAAAAATTTCTGATTTTGGGCTTGCAAGGCTATACGATGAAAAGAAAAGTCACATAAGTACCCGAGTGGCAGGAACTATGTATGCATTTCCAACCACAGCTTTTTCTTATTTGGAAcactaatttatatatgtatatatatataaaatatataattgtatatataaCACACATGTTTGTGTGAATGCAAGTGGATATGTTGCGCCAGAATATGCCATGCGAGGAATCCTAACAGAGAAAACGGATGTGTATGCCTTTGGTATTGTGGCTCTTGAGTTGGTGAGTGGAAGGAAAAATTCTGATGTGAACCTCGGGAATGAGAAAAAATATCTTCTTGAATGGGTAAGTCCTTGCTTGTTAGTCAAAATTTTTAATGGAAAGGTATTTatcaaaatttgatataaatctAACAACATTGGTGTATACAGGCCTGGAATCTACACGAGAATAGCTGTGAAGCTGAACTAATTGATCATGAGCTGACTGAATTCAACATGGAAGAAGTGAAACGCGTGATAGGAATTGCTTTGCTGTGCACATACTCATCTCATTCCTTGAGACCACCAATGTCAAAAGTGGTGGCTATGCTTTCAGGAGACATTGAGGTCAGTGAGGTTACCTCTAAGCTAGGCTACCTAACCGACTTAAGATCTGATGACAACTCAGGCTCCTCTTTTAGCGCATTTCAAACTAAAGAAACAGGCGCTTCTGCATATAACTCGACGAGCTTTGTGATGCCTAGTGACAGTGGCTTTAAGCAAATGCTTGGAGTCAAGATCAATGAGGGGAGATGATGTCTGTTCTATCTATGATGGGCTATACATGTATAGACCTTTGTGTATGTGACTATATGAGGATCACTATTTTCTTCTTTGGCTGGAGAAACATTTTCACTTTGATTCAACAATGTTTTAAGCACTTTTTTATGAGTTTGTCCACTAGTAATAGTAATactaaaagtttattttatcaGTGTATTTTTGCAAACAACATCCAAACTACTAAAACAATTCATTTAGCCAAATCGGTGGTACAAAACCAACAACATTGCTAAAGGAATAATACGCTGTGTGGTAACTTATATCTTTGTGCTCATTCACGTAGGATATATTAGATTTCCTTACATCAGTGAAATTCATTTAGATGTATCAAGAAAGTATATCACTCTCTATAGGTATAGACATCATCTTCTCATTCAAAATATTATGTGGCAAACACTATTGATGATAATTAATCTAGAAACGGACCCTTCTGGTTATAGTAGAACTGTAGGAGTGTGGCCTCTTGCTTCCGGGTTTCCGGCCTCCGGGCCTAACGATTCTCCTGCCTCCAAGCTAAAATTCCTCCTGCGTCAACACCTCTTATTCTTCACACTTATTCAGATGCGGATTCGGCTAGCAATCGAGATGAGTACTCGTATATGGGAGCCTACTTGTCTACTTAGGAAAATAGATGATCTCCTTGTGCTCTAAGAAGCAGACAGATGCATAAGATGAGTATCGAGCTATCACTGTGACAGCATTGGAGGTGAAATGAATGCCTTCTTTAATGACATAGTTTGGCCTCAAATTAATGCATTGGTGGAACATATCTCTCTGTGAATCTTGTTTTTTCACTCAAGTATGAAGCATCTCACATTGGACTATCATTTAATTCAGAGCAGGTCCAAGCTAAAACACTTGGTGTGTCACATATAAGTTCTACGGATAGTTAACTGATGCACTGATTGACTAACCATACTGTTGTTGGATtaagcttgaaagaaaagaaacttgAGATACAAGTTTGAAACCTAATCATACCAAGTTATggatatcttattatataaagtagtgTTTTCTCCCACCTGGAGACGCTACGTCATCAAATAGGAACAAGAGAAAGTGATACGTGTCTTATTCTAACTAAGTTTCATTGCTTTCCGTTACGATTTTATATGGCCTTTTCATTTAAGATGAGTCAATTCATAATCTCTTTCAACACTGATATCGGCAAACCTTTATCATCATCATTGTCTCCTCACATGCCCTCCACAATTTCTTAGACGCTATTAAAGCGTTTATATTCAATATATCTAATAAAGCTTCATAATTATGAAGCCAAACATTTACTTCCTACTATTTAGCATTTAATTATCCAACCACACCAACTTTTCGATTCTTGGAACTGTATAAATACGGGTGTCCAATTCCATGATTCTCACCATTTCATCCTGTTCTTCACTGTTTCTTCCTATGAATTTCTGTTTACAGCAATGACATCTTCTAAAATAATGCTCTCTCGATTGAAAGATGGTCGTTGTTATCAAAACGTAGTGACCCTTCTTCTTCTGGAGAGGTGTAACGTCAAAATTGCGGTGAATTAATCAGCCTCGAAATGGCGATCTTGAGAAGATCCATGCTATGCCGTCATGGTTGACTTTCCTAATAAAGTGTTTGGCTGAGTTGGTGATGTAACTGTTGCCATTCTAAACAACCACCCTATCATTTAGACATCGCTGACGATGTCTTCGGATAGGGACGAGGGAGGAGATAGGCATATCTGACGGCTGCGGTTATGGAGATCCTAGGCGGCTAGGGAAATGATGCAATCCTGGTTAAACCAACCGAGGAAACAACCCTGAACGAATCAACCTTAGAAGAACATGTGGAGGTATCCAAGTGGATGTGACACTGTTGATGAACCCGAGTGAATGCAACTCTGTAGATGAACATGAATGGATACCTTGCTCCAACGTTCAGATTGAAGACCCATTTGCCATCTCTGACATATCTATTACAATATCTAAGTCAAATAATCTAATTGAGAAGATTGTTGCCCTTATTCAGAATATGGAAAGTAAAGAAGAGCTTCTTGGTCAAGCCACCACCTCCCTAACTACCTTCATTTACTCAGCTGTCTCCCACAACAGCTAGTTTGTGTTTCTATGCTTGTCATGCAACCTATCTACTTGTGTTTCTTGTCTGTTCTTTTTATTTAGAGTCTGTCAAACTCATTATGCAATTTTAATCATCTATTTAATCAAAAACCTCTATCTGATTTGGTGATTCATTTGTTCTTTGAACAATTTGATTGTGAGGAgtgaaaacccaaaacaataaacaaactTTCTAGTTGACTGATGTGTCAAATCCATAACTTGAAAGAGGAGTATCTGGGGCCATTATGCGGCTTCAgtgtttccattcaatccatcAAACGTATCCATAAACCTGTTCGGAGGAAGCTAGTTAGATGGCTGATCATCTATCAACCCTAATCATCCATCAAACCATCAATCATCATGTTCCTGTTAGATCCAACCAAAATCAAAGTGGAAATTCTTGGGAAGAAGTCATCAAATGGTATCTGAGCAACCACTCTGTAAATCTACAGGTTCTGGGTTATTATTCAATCTCTAATCTATCAAAGTCTAAAACTTTTTAGGATTTCAAGTTCTGGTCTTTGGGATTTTCATCTTCTAAATCTGGGTATATCTATTCTTATCAATCTATTATATGTCTATCTGTTTGCAAGCGAGGAAAtcagatatatataaaaaagaaagaaaaattaaaaatattccaGAAAAACCGAGTTCAGTCTAGGAAAATAGGACTGAGGTTTGATATAGAAAGTTATTCTTTATATACAATCTTTGAATTCAATAACTGCTTCTCTGCGCTTAGTTTCTTGATCTTTCTTCTGAAGTTGGACTCTGCAACCGATGTCTAACATGAACTGGCTGATATTAGTATAGATAGTGATTATCAATAACtagttaataaattaatatcatGTATAGATTTAGTCTTATCTTTATAGATAACATCCTAAGAAACCTAACAACATGTTGTTTAACACAATTCTAGTGATCAATAAAAATCATTACTGGACAATATTTCTACATTAAGTTACCTTTAGGTTGCAAGGAAATGTATTTTGGTCGAATTTCCACTCCTTCCCCTTTGAAGATATTGTTAATCTATTTCTCTGTGGATTCAGTTTGGGAGAGGACACTAGTTATGGTTTTTCACCCTCACATATTGGAATCAAAGCTAGCCGACGGCACAGTTATGCATTTTAGCTGATTTCCTTGGTCTAGGGAAATTAGAAAGAgaaaattactagaatgttaTAGAAAAGTTGGTCTATTACTAGAATGTTatacatcttttaaaaattactagagTGTTTTGATACCCCTAGTAAATGACAATAAGGGcctttggttagtttttttaattgaaatgatttttaaacaGTAAATCCACATCACTAATTAAGTATCCACATAATCAATAGAGAACAATCAACCATCTCTTTAATTACATAACGttgtaataaaaaaacacaataacacaacacAAATTCGTCGAAGAACTAAAGGAATCCTAACCACATATTTCCTAAAATCGTCATCGACATTGAGTTTACTGCCTCTTCCTTGAACTAACTCTCTGTCTTGTCTTCTCTAATATCGTCTTCCCCAAAATCGTCTTCCCCGAAATGGTTGTCTCCAATCGTTTTTACGAAATATTTTTCGCTGCAATCGCCTGAAATCCTCTTTTCTGCTGCATTTTTCGAGTTTGTGGCtgagttttaatttatgttgtggctgagttacttttcttttacggctggtttatatatgcagttgtggctgagttacttCTCGCCAATTTCCGAAAACCTTGTTATAAGAAGTGTGCGTTCCGAGGAGAAAAGACAAATACATTCCAAAAAACACCCAGATCGGCAATTGTGGGATGTATTTAATTAAGTTTGCTTGTGATTTCATATCCATATAtggataatctaattttttttcagatctgagtgaAAGAGAAatttgaacaaaaagaaaataaaggagACAAAAAGAAGTGACGTATTCAGCAGAGACGACACAGAGGAGTTCATTGAAGCTTGGATACATGGATGAATATCAGAATGGTGCAGAAAACatgtat is a genomic window of Brassica napus cultivar Da-Ae chromosome A2, Da-Ae, whole genome shotgun sequence containing:
- the LOC106407208 gene encoding probable LRR receptor-like serine/threonine-protein kinase At1g56130, with translation MTMPMCILLTILFLLCIPGSVHLVRAQNQMGATTHPEEAEALNSIFAAWKIQAPKEWNISGELCSGAAINDDIIIDDKAYNPLIKCDCSLEKSTPCRITALKVYAMDVVGPIPPQLWTLTHLTNLNLAQNYLTGPLSPAIGKLVRMEWLTFGINALSGPFPKEIGLLTKLKSLGIGRNNFAGSIPAEIGNCTELLKIYLSNSGLSGEIPSSFANLVNLEDAAITDLDITGRIPEFIGKWTKLTILQILGTGLTGPIPSSFSNLTSLSELSLGDISNGSSSLEFIKDMKSLTTLVLRNSNLTGTIPSNFGEYLNLTQVDLSFNRLHGPIPASLFNVYQLTYLFLGNNTLNGSLPTKKSQTLSNIDVSYNDLAGTLPSWVSLPNLKLNLVANNFSLEGLGKRVLPGLKCLQKNFPCNRGKGIYSDFSIKCGGPQIRSITGEVFERDDEDLGTASFFVNDVNRWATSSVGLFAGNINNIWVINSLGGELFQTARHSSSSLRYYGLGLENGVYTVKLQFAEIEILGTNAWKGLGRRRFDIYVQGRLVEKDFDIRKTSGDTTVRPVQREYKAHVSENYLEIHLFWAGRGTFTIPVKGTCGPLISTISAKPDFIPTVGNRPPSKKKYATGTVVGAIVGLGLLSIFAGVVIFIIRKSRKRYTDDAELLSMDVKPYTFAYSELKSATQDFNPSNKLGEGGFGSVYRGNLADGREIAVKMLSVGSQHGKGQFVAEIIAISSVLHRNLVKLYGCCYEGDHRLLVYEYLTNGSLDRALFGGILHLDWSTRFEICMGVARGLAYLHEEASVRIVHRDVKASNILLDSKLLPKISDFGLARLYDEKKSHISTRVAGTIGYVAPEYAMRGILTEKTDVYAFGIVALELVSGRKNSDVNLGNEKKYLLEWAWNLHENSCEAELIDHELTEFNMEEVKRVIGIALLCTYSSHSLRPPMSKVVAMLSGDIEVSEVTSKLGYLTDLRSDDNSGSSFSAFQTKETGASAYNSTSFVMPSDSGFKQMLGVKINEGR